In one Micromonospora polyrhachis genomic region, the following are encoded:
- a CDS encoding glycosyltransferase family 4 protein yields the protein MKVVIAHNRYRAAQPSGENTIVDLEIAQLTAVGVEVLPFQRSSDEIPAMPKTAKALLPLSPIYAPQAQQDLSRLLVEHQPDVLHLHNPYPLLSPWVVRTAHAYGVPVVQTVHNYRQVCSSGLYFRDGKICQDCRGRAFGLPAIQHRCYRGSRAQSALMATTLAVHRPTWRSVDRFIALTSAVAAHLRDYGISDDRIVVKPNAIPDPGQPAPLGDGFLFMGRLSPEKGLGLLLDAWRQHPVGSLGPLRIAGDGELRSLAEAAAAERSDVVFLGPQDRSGVRKALDDSAVVIAASTWHDVLPTVVIEALASGRPVLGTALGGIPYLVGADDPASAAGWVVPADPAALAAALPTARAGATTLAPLARARYERTFHPDVVTRQLLDVYAGVRRR from the coding sequence GTGAAGGTGGTCATCGCGCACAACCGTTACCGGGCGGCCCAGCCCTCCGGGGAGAACACCATCGTCGACCTGGAGATCGCCCAGCTCACCGCCGTCGGGGTCGAGGTGCTGCCGTTCCAGCGCAGCTCCGACGAGATCCCCGCGATGCCGAAGACCGCCAAGGCGCTGCTGCCGCTCTCCCCGATCTACGCCCCCCAGGCCCAGCAGGACCTGAGCCGGCTGCTGGTGGAGCACCAGCCGGACGTACTGCACCTGCACAACCCGTACCCGTTGCTCTCCCCGTGGGTGGTGCGGACGGCGCACGCGTACGGCGTGCCGGTGGTGCAGACGGTGCACAACTACCGACAGGTCTGCTCGTCCGGGCTCTACTTCCGGGATGGCAAGATCTGCCAGGACTGCCGGGGCCGGGCGTTTGGGCTGCCGGCGATCCAGCACCGGTGCTATCGGGGTTCCCGGGCGCAGAGTGCGCTGATGGCGACCACGCTCGCCGTACACCGGCCGACCTGGCGTTCGGTGGACCGGTTCATCGCGCTCACCTCGGCGGTCGCCGCGCACCTGCGGGACTACGGCATTTCCGACGATCGGATCGTGGTCAAGCCCAATGCCATTCCCGACCCGGGGCAGCCGGCTCCCCTCGGGGACGGCTTCCTCTTCATGGGGCGGCTCTCCCCGGAGAAGGGGCTCGGGCTGCTGCTCGACGCGTGGCGGCAGCACCCGGTCGGGTCGCTCGGCCCGCTGCGGATCGCGGGCGACGGTGAGCTGCGTTCGTTGGCCGAAGCCGCCGCCGCCGAACGCTCCGACGTCGTCTTCCTCGGCCCACAGGACCGGTCCGGGGTACGCAAGGCACTCGACGACTCGGCGGTGGTGATCGCCGCGTCGACCTGGCACGACGTGCTGCCGACCGTGGTGATCGAGGCGTTGGCCAGTGGGCGGCCGGTGCTCGGCACCGCGCTCGGCGGCATTCCGTACCTGGTCGGGGCGGACGACCCGGCAAGCGCGGCCGGCTGGGTCGTGCCGGCGGACCCGGCGGCGCTGGCCGCCGCGCTGCCGACTGCCCGGGCCGGGGCCACCACGCTGGCACCGTTGGCGCGGGCCCGCTACGAACGCACATTCCACCCGGATGTGGTGACCCGACAACTGTTGGACGTGTACGCGGGCGTGCGCCGCCGCTGA
- a CDS encoding Fpg/Nei family DNA glycosylase, protein MPELPEVEALAGYLRERAVGRHVDRFEVAAISALKTYDPGPEATVGRRIVDAGRHGKFLDVVFDGDLHLVVHLARAGWLHYRDAFPSAVPLKPGKGPIAIRVRLDDGSGFDLTEAGTQKSLAVYLVTDPGQVPGVARLGPDVLSIDLPTFTERLRGRRGQVKGVLTDQQVFAGIGNAYSDEILHAARLSPFAITDRLPDDRVAELYEATRQVLGDAVARSMGQRAAELKGEKRSGLKVHARTGLPCPVCGDTVREVSFADSSLQYCPTCQTGGKTLADRRLSRLVR, encoded by the coding sequence GTGCCTGAATTACCGGAGGTGGAGGCGCTCGCCGGCTACCTGCGCGAGCGCGCGGTGGGGCGGCACGTCGACCGGTTCGAGGTCGCCGCGATCAGCGCCCTGAAGACGTACGACCCGGGGCCGGAAGCCACGGTCGGGCGGCGCATCGTCGACGCCGGGCGACACGGCAAGTTCCTCGACGTGGTGTTCGACGGCGACCTGCACCTCGTGGTGCACCTGGCCCGCGCCGGCTGGCTGCACTACCGGGACGCCTTCCCGTCGGCGGTCCCGCTCAAGCCGGGTAAGGGTCCGATCGCAATCCGGGTACGCCTCGACGACGGCTCTGGCTTCGACCTGACCGAGGCCGGTACGCAGAAGAGCCTCGCTGTCTATCTGGTCACCGATCCGGGGCAGGTGCCCGGGGTGGCCCGGCTCGGACCGGACGTGCTCTCGATCGATCTGCCGACCTTCACCGAGCGGCTGCGAGGGCGACGAGGACAGGTGAAGGGGGTGCTCACCGACCAGCAGGTCTTCGCCGGCATCGGCAACGCGTACTCGGACGAGATCCTGCACGCGGCGCGGCTGTCGCCGTTCGCGATCACCGACCGACTGCCGGACGACCGGGTGGCCGAGTTGTACGAGGCAACCCGGCAGGTGCTGGGAGATGCGGTCGCCCGGTCGATGGGACAGCGGGCCGCCGAGCTGAAGGGCGAGAAGCGGTCGGGGCTGAAGGTGCACGCCCGCACCGGACTACCCTGCCCGGTTTGCGGCGACACAGTACGGGAAGTTTCGTTCGCTGACTCCAGCCTCCAGTACTGCCCCACCTGCCAAACCGGAGGAAAAACCCTAGCTGACCGACGGTTGTCCCGACTTGTGCGGTAA
- a CDS encoding CDP-alcohol phosphatidyltransferase family protein — translation MHSATPSAELSRPTTADFYRVNRGGGLFSETISQRLGAGFALAAHRLGLPPTGLTIANLVLGLAASVTVVALADRVAAGDVPAWVVGLVALVGWQVAYALDCADGQLARVTGRGSPAGARVDVLCDVAAQIALVTALGTVAVAQTPSTPVWLVAAFAGTWMVNLVTSVMQAGPNAASMVTSTSLPVRLVKLLRDYGAVITLAGLLLTLVPAWTVWLIVAFTIVNGGFLLASIAFSARASLR, via the coding sequence ATGCACTCCGCGACCCCCTCGGCTGAGCTGTCCCGTCCGACCACCGCCGACTTCTACCGCGTCAACCGGGGCGGCGGTCTGTTCAGTGAGACCATCAGCCAACGCCTCGGCGCCGGCTTCGCACTGGCGGCGCACCGGCTCGGCCTGCCCCCCACCGGGCTGACCATCGCCAACCTGGTGCTCGGGCTGGCCGCATCGGTGACCGTGGTGGCGCTCGCCGACCGGGTCGCCGCTGGGGACGTACCGGCCTGGGTGGTCGGGCTGGTCGCCCTGGTCGGCTGGCAGGTGGCGTACGCCCTGGACTGCGCCGACGGGCAACTCGCCCGGGTCACCGGTCGGGGCAGCCCGGCCGGAGCCCGGGTCGATGTGCTCTGCGACGTGGCGGCGCAGATCGCGCTGGTCACCGCCCTGGGCACGGTGGCGGTGGCGCAGACGCCGAGCACCCCGGTGTGGCTGGTGGCCGCCTTCGCCGGCACCTGGATGGTCAACCTGGTGACCTCGGTAATGCAGGCCGGGCCGAACGCGGCCAGCATGGTCACCTCGACCTCACTGCCGGTACGACTGGTCAAGCTGCTCCGGGACTACGGCGCGGTGATCACCCTGGCCGGTTTGCTCCTCACCCTCGTCCCAGCGTGGACAGTGTGGCTGATCGTCGCGTTCACGATCGTCAACGGCGGCTTCCTGCTCGCCAGCATCGCCTTCTCCGCCCGCGCCTCCCTACGTTGA